One region of Salvia miltiorrhiza cultivar Shanhuang (shh) chromosome 3, IMPLAD_Smil_shh, whole genome shotgun sequence genomic DNA includes:
- the LOC131016106 gene encoding uncharacterized protein LOC131016106, producing the protein MIAELICGLVFYRILKRFFFDDDAQLDLDSSRFNVLFAVAKRLEKLYVGSKVYVGLQIPDPDSASRKNIDLVLVTNREATLISVTNISGFVSVDKDGNWVCTDRKNRRTECLPDPVAETEHLVSILEGYLEQRGVALPEGYLSYKVICPNPNFCQSNPFPSEVITYAQWAQLKPEQKSSYSGWIKDALFRGKKSQESFSEKLNSVLCTAPTCDRLEVKGNKCILGEFLEFKGKQDDLQALRKIKRSKVSHLTVQKTSMFAFAHTEVQVSFALRDYRVEGPSWSSQWQEVDVRSSTEVVFRPQNSTRLCKYKLSTITSISLSV; encoded by the exons ATGATCGCTGAGTTGATATGCGGTTTAGTTTTCTACCGCATATTGAAGCGATTTTTCTTCGACGACGACGCCCAATTAGATCTTGATTCCTCCCGTTTCAATGTCCTTTTTGCCGTCGCTAAGAG GTTGGAGAAGCTTTATGTAGGAAGCAAAGTTTACGTAGGCCTCCAAATTCCAGACCCTGATTCTGCTTCTCGCAAGAATATTGATCTTGTTCTTGTCACTAATCG GGAGGCAACATTGATTTCTGTAACGAACATATCAGGTTTTGTATCAGTAGATAAGGATGGTAATTGGGTGTGCACTGACAGGAAGAATCGAAGAACTGAGTGCCTTCCGGATCCT GTAGCTGAAACCGAACACTTAGTTTCCATTCTTGAAGGGTACCTTGAACAGAGGGGAGTTGCTCTTCCAGAAGGATATTTATCTTATAAAGTCATATGCCCTAACCCAAATTTTTG CCAATCAAACCCCTTTCCATCTGAGGTCATTACTTATGCTCAGTGGGCACAATTAAAACCGGAGCAAAAAAGTTCATATTCTGGATGGATCAAAGATGCACTTTTTCGTGGGAAGAAATCACAGGAGTCATTTTCCGAGAAGCTCAACTCTGTTCTCTGTACTGCTCCAACATGTGATAG GTTAGAGGTCAAAGGTAATAAGTGTATTTTGGGAGAATTTCTGGAATTTAAAGGTAAACAAGATGACCTTCAGGCGTTAAGAAAGATCAAAAGATCGAAAGTTAGTCATTTGACTGTTCAGAAGACGAGCATGTTTGCTTTTG CTCATACGGAGGTCCAAGTTTCGTTTGCCTTGCGTGATTATCGCGTTGAAGGACCTTCTTGGTCATCACAATGGCAAGAAGTTGATGTCAGATCGAGCACAGAGGTAGTTTTTCGGCCACAGAACTCTACTAGATTGTGCAAGTATAAGCTTTCTACAATTACTTCGATCTCACTGAGCGTCTGA
- the LOC131016108 gene encoding cinnamoyl-CoA reductase-like SNL6 translates to MAPASFWNSSKTVCVMDASGRLGSALVHRLLNRGYTVHAAVHSHDEMQRYKRQSMEKKELRVFHSDPLDYHSILDALKGCCALFYSFELPSDHPTYDEFMGELEVRAAHNVLEACAQTDTIDKVVFTSSATAVVWREHDDGRTSDIDERNWSNVNFCKKFKLWHGLSKTVAEKTAWALAMDREVNMVSINAGLLMYPDLSIKDPYLLGAAEMFKDGVLVTVDLEFLIDAHICVFEDVSSYGRYLCFNGIINCNDDVVKLAKLLLPSSPSQDMFDNDNVHQQRISNSKLRKLMVNYKSQATMNESMD, encoded by the exons ATGGCGCCAGCTTCTTTCTGGAACTCATCTAAAACTGTCTGCGTCATGGATGCCTCCGGCCGCCTCGGCTCCGCCCTCGTTCACCGCCTCCTCAATCGCGGTTACACCGTTCACGCCGCCGTCCACAGCCACG ATGAGATGCAGCGGTACAAGAGGCAATCGATGGAGAAGAAGGAGCTGAGAGTATTTCATTCGGATCCATTGGATTATCACAGCATTTTGGATGCTCTCAAAGGCTGCTGCGCCTTGTTCTACTCCTTCGAGCTCCCCTCCGATCACCCTACCTACGAT GAATTTATGGGTGAATTGGAAGTAAGAGCTGCCCACAACGTGTTGGAGGCGTGTGCTCAGACGGACACCATCGACAAGGTCGTCTTCACGTCATCGGCTACTGCCGTCGTCTGGAGGGAGCACGACGACGGCCGGACATCCGACATCGACGAAAGAAATTGGAGCAACGTCAACTTCTGCAAGAAGTTTAAG TTATGGCATGGGCTGTCGAAGACCGTAGCCGAGAAGACGGCATGGGCGTTGGCGATGGACCGGGAGGTGAACATGGTGTCGATAAACGCGGGGCTGTTGATGTACCCCGACTTGAGCATCAAAGACCCCTACTTGCTTGGGGCCGCCGAGATGTTCAAGGATGGCGTCCTCGTCACCGTCGACCTCGAATTCCTCATCGACGCACACATCTGCGTCTTCGAGGACGTTTCCTCGTACGGCCGATACCTATGCTTCAACGGCATCATCAACTGCAACGACGATGTGGTGAAGCTGGCTAAGTTGCTCCTGCCATCATCGCCGTCGCAAGACAT GTTTGACAATGACAACGTGCACCAACAGAGGATAAGCAACAGCAAATTGCGCAAGCTGATGGTGAATTACAAGTCACAAGCAACGATGAATGAATCGATGGATTGA